Proteins encoded in a region of the Trypanosoma brucei brucei TREU927 chromosome 5, complete sequence genome:
- a CDS encoding dynein light chain, putative produces the protein MSKHHEFNINADMTKEMQEEARNLVIQAFETESLENGVASFVKREFQKKYKGIWHCVVGKNFGSFVTHEMKGYIYMTWGPLSILLWKTVT, from the coding sequence ATGTCTAAGCACCATGAATTCAACATTAACGCTGATATGACGAAAGAGATGCAGGAGGAGGCGCGTAACCTTGTCATTCAGGCCTTTGAAACGGAATCGCTGGAGAATGGCGTGGCTTCTTTCGTGAAGCGGGAATTCCAAAAGAAATACAAGGGTATTTGGCATTGTGTCGTTGGCAAGAACTTTGGGTCCTTTGTGACTCATGAGATGAAGGGGTACATATACATGACCTGGGGCCCGTTGTCCATCCTTTTGTGGAAGACAGTGACGTAA